AAAGTTTTGCCCAGGAACTGCGCGAACTGTTGCGCCTCGTGAGTTATTTTCACTTGCCGGCCATGGCGCACGAACAGCGGCCGGCCCAGGTCCTCTTCCAGCGCCCGCACCTGGTGGCTGATTGCCCCGTGCGTCAGGCGCAACTCTTCCGCCGCGCGCGAGAAATTCTCGTGGCGGGCCGCCGCCTCGAAGGCGCGCAGGGCGGAAAAATTCGGCAGGCGGCGGCTCGCGCTCATCTGGGTCTGTGGATAACTTTGTGAATAAAACTGGCAAGAAAAGCGGAATATACCGCACCTACAGGCGATACGGCAATGTTTACCATGTGAATAAAACTAACCAATAACCGACATCGACCCGGTGCCACCCAAGCCGGAGCCGGTTGCCGCCACGCCGGCTGATTTATAATGGCGCCATGACGTCCCCCACCACTCCCGAGATCCGCCACCTCGGCGTTGCCGATTACGACAGCACGTTTGCCGCCATGCGCGCGTTCACCGACGCCCGCACGCCCGACACGCGCGACCAGCTATGGATCGTCGAGCACGCACCGGTATTCACGCTGGGCCTGGCCGCCGACCGTGGCCACCTGCTGGCCGGCGCCACCGCCATCCCCGTGGTGCAGACCGACCGCGGCGGCGAAGTGACCTATCACGGCCCCGGCCAGGTGGTGATTTACCTGCTGATGGACCTGCGCCGCAACAAGCCGGGCGGCAAGCTGTATGCGCGCCAGTTTGTGCATAAAATCGAGCAGGCGATCATCAATGTATTAGGGGCGTATAATCTCGTCGGTGAGCGGATTGACGGCGCGCCCGGCATTTATATGGCGGACGGCCCCAAGCGCGGCGCCAAGATTGCCGCGCTGGGCTTGAAAGTGCGCGGCAACGGCTGCACGTATCACGGCCTGTCGCTCAATGTCGCAATGGACCTGGCGCCGTTTTCCTGGATCAACCCGTGCGGTTACGCCGGCCTCGAAACCGTCGACATGCGCACTGTCGGCGCCCAGGCGCAGTTGGCCGATGTGCAGCAGCAACTGGCCGAGGAATTGATACGGGTGCTTGCTGCGTCGGCAGACGCGCCGGTTCCCGTTCCGCAACCAGCCGTACAACCTGAATAACCAAACCAGCCCGCGAGGGCATGCAGCCAAATGACCACTGAGATCACCTCCAGCACTCCCGCTTACAACCCGAGCGAAAAGCAAAAAGGCGCCAGCAAGACGTCGCGCATCCCGATCAAGATCGTGCCGGTCGAGCAGGTGGAGCGGCTGAAAAAGCCGGAGTGGATCCGCGTCAAGGGCGCTTCGGCATCGAGCCGCTTCTACGAAATCAAGGACATCCTGCGCGAGAACAAGCTGGTCACCGTGTGCGAAGAAGCGAGCTGCCCGAACATCGGCGAATGCTTCGGCAAGGGCACGGCCACCTTCATGATCATGGGCGACAAGTGCACGCGCCGCTGCCCGTTCTGCGACGTGGGCCATGGCCGTCCCGATCCGCTCGACGTCAACGAACCGATG
This is a stretch of genomic DNA from Duganella zoogloeoides. It encodes these proteins:
- the lipB gene encoding lipoyl(octanoyl) transferase LipB; the protein is MTSPTTPEIRHLGVADYDSTFAAMRAFTDARTPDTRDQLWIVEHAPVFTLGLAADRGHLLAGATAIPVVQTDRGGEVTYHGPGQVVIYLLMDLRRNKPGGKLYARQFVHKIEQAIINVLGAYNLVGERIDGAPGIYMADGPKRGAKIAALGLKVRGNGCTYHGLSLNVAMDLAPFSWINPCGYAGLETVDMRTVGAQAQLADVQQQLAEELIRVLAASADAPVPVPQPAVQPE